From Gammaproteobacteria bacterium, the proteins below share one genomic window:
- the rplU gene encoding 50S ribosomal protein L21, whose translation MYAVFESGGKQFRAEPGLRLRVPALAAEEGSTVTFDRVLMTGGGDGEPEVGTPTVEGAAVRAEVLAHGKDRKLIIFKRKRRKGYRKKQGHRQKFTEVRIDEIVT comes from the coding sequence ATGTACGCGGTGTTCGAGAGCGGCGGAAAGCAGTTCAGGGCCGAGCCGGGTCTCCGGCTGCGGGTCCCGGCGCTTGCTGCCGAGGAGGGCTCGACGGTCACCTTCGATCGCGTGCTGATGACGGGTGGAGGGGATGGCGAACCGGAGGTCGGTACGCCCACGGTCGAAGGCGCTGCGGTGCGGGCCGAGGTGCTGGCGCACGGCAAGGACCGGAAGCTCATCATCTTCAAGCGCAAGCGCCGGAAGGGATACCGCAAGAAGCAGGGTCATCGCCAGAAGTTCACCGAAGTGCGCATCGACGAGATCGTCACGTAG
- the rpmA gene encoding 50S ribosomal protein L27: MAHKKGVGSSRNGRDSKPKFLGVKRYGGQPVTAGSILVRQRGTRFHPGTNVGRGGDDTLFALVDGVVKFERRRNRQFVSVSPN; encoded by the coding sequence ATGGCACACAAGAAAGGCGTCGGCTCAAGCCGAAACGGACGCGACTCGAAGCCGAAGTTCCTGGGCGTCAAGCGCTACGGCGGACAGCCCGTAACCGCGGGCAGCATCCTCGTGCGCCAGCGCGGCACCCGCTTCCATCCCGGCACCAACGTCGGCAGGGGGGGCGACGACACCCTGTTCGCCCTGGTCGACGGCGTGGTGAAGTTCGAGCGGCGCCGGAACCGCCAGTTCGTTTCGGTAAGCCCGAACTAG
- a CDS encoding chorismate mutase yields the protein MTDPKGAAGAPQERLARMREVMSEVTDRLIELMGERRKLAIEIGRVKKELGLPVLDPAREARMVRQAAVRARELGVDPEMARDIIWRIIASAREAQGGRRPGWPDPPSNRAR from the coding sequence ATGACTGACCCCAAGGGAGCGGCGGGCGCGCCTCAGGAGCGGCTGGCTCGCATGCGGGAAGTGATGAGCGAGGTGACCGACCGGCTCATCGAGCTGATGGGGGAACGCCGCAAACTCGCCATCGAGATCGGGCGGGTGAAGAAGGAACTGGGCCTTCCGGTCCTCGACCCGGCGCGCGAAGCGCGGATGGTGCGTCAGGCCGCCGTGCGGGCGCGCGAACTGGGCGTGGACCCGGAGATGGCGCGCGACATCATCTGGCGCATCATCGCGTCGGCGCGCGAGGCTCAGGGAGGACGCCGACCCGGATGGCCGGACCCACCCTCCAATCGGGCGCGCTAG
- a CDS encoding sodium:solute symporter family protein: protein MERWQLIAGLILVYLAVTLGIGLMAGRRASRSVTGYVAGDRRFGLLVMYFVTGATVFSAFAFLGGPGWAYSRGAAAFYILSYGALGIAPWYFIGPHAAALGRRFGYVTQAQLLVGRFPSRFLSALMAALSVAAFVPYVTLQMQGAGIVIEAVTDGHVPLAVGAAIAYGIVALYVLTSGVAAVGWTNTFQGIFMVAIAWSLGIYLPFRLYGGVGEMFERILAERPEMLSVPGLTAAGDPWSWGGYSSAILVSAIGLMMWPHLFMKAFTARDDRTLRRTVVLFPTFQLFLIPVFLIGFAGVLLPESPPNADFILPFLILRSELPVLVVGLFCAGALSASMSTGDALLHAAASVTVEDGIGPFRRLSDAGQRRLMQVLVLVVGVVAYWFALDEDSSLVVLLLTAYGIICQFAPPICAALFWRRATTPGIVAGLVAGSATAVFFFTTGYLGMELRPLDLHEGILGLMVHIPVLVGVSLATRPQDRDHTEAFLNPRGSSGTHD from the coding sequence ATGGAGCGCTGGCAGCTGATCGCGGGCCTGATCCTGGTCTACCTGGCGGTGACGCTCGGCATCGGGCTGATGGCGGGCCGGCGCGCCTCCCGGAGCGTGACCGGCTATGTGGCCGGAGACCGCCGCTTCGGCCTGCTCGTCATGTACTTCGTCACCGGGGCGACCGTGTTCTCCGCCTTCGCATTCCTGGGCGGGCCGGGCTGGGCCTACTCCCGCGGCGCCGCGGCCTTCTACATCCTCTCCTACGGCGCCCTCGGAATCGCGCCCTGGTACTTCATAGGGCCGCACGCGGCCGCACTCGGGCGGCGCTTCGGCTACGTCACCCAGGCGCAGTTGCTGGTCGGACGCTTCCCTTCGCGCTTCCTGTCCGCGCTAATGGCGGCGCTTTCGGTGGCGGCCTTCGTACCCTACGTCACCCTGCAGATGCAGGGGGCGGGGATCGTCATCGAGGCGGTCACCGACGGCCATGTGCCGCTGGCCGTGGGCGCGGCGATCGCCTACGGCATCGTGGCCCTCTACGTCCTGACCAGCGGGGTGGCCGCGGTGGGATGGACCAACACCTTCCAGGGCATCTTCATGGTCGCGATCGCCTGGTCGCTCGGCATCTACCTGCCCTTCCGGCTGTACGGGGGGGTGGGAGAGATGTTCGAACGCATCCTGGCCGAGCGTCCGGAGATGCTCTCCGTTCCGGGCTTGACCGCCGCGGGCGATCCCTGGAGCTGGGGCGGCTACTCGAGCGCCATCCTCGTGAGCGCGATCGGGCTCATGATGTGGCCCCACCTCTTCATGAAGGCCTTCACCGCGCGCGACGACCGCACGCTCCGCCGCACAGTGGTCCTCTTCCCCACCTTCCAGCTCTTCCTGATCCCGGTCTTCCTGATCGGCTTCGCCGGCGTGCTGCTGCCGGAGTCCCCCCCCAACGCCGACTTCATCCTCCCCTTCCTCATCCTGCGCTCCGAGCTGCCGGTGCTGGTCGTGGGCCTCTTCTGCGCGGGCGCCCTCTCGGCGTCCATGTCGACCGGGGACGCGCTCCTGCACGCCGCGGCATCCGTGACGGTGGAGGACGGCATCGGCCCCTTCCGCCGGCTAAGCGATGCCGGCCAGCGCCGTCTGATGCAGGTGCTGGTCCTGGTGGTGGGGGTGGTCGCGTACTGGTTCGCGCTGGACGAAGATTCCTCGCTGGTCGTGCTGCTGCTGACCGCCTACGGCATCATATGCCAGTTCGCGCCTCCCATTTGCGCGGCGCTCTTCTGGCGACGCGCCACCACCCCGGGCATCGTGGCCGGTCTGGTCGCGGGCTCGGCGACCGCGGTCTTCTTCTTCACCACGGGGTATCTGGGGATGGAACTGCGTCCCCTGGACCTGCACGAGGGAATACTGGGGCTCATGGTCCACATCCCGGTGCTGGTGGGGGTGAGCCTCGCCACCCGGCCGCAGGACCGGGATCACACCGAGGCCTTCCTCAACCCGCGAGGCTCATCGGGAACCCATGACTGA
- a CDS encoding enoyl-CoA hydratase-related protein produces the protein MTARGTGNSRTDADGKRGTLTASAGGPSYETIVVEREGSVGTVRINRPDKLNALNAVVRREIAQAMDRLADDDAVRVAILCGTGEKAFAAGADVSEFAGRTAGEQREVYRRRRVYDAVAAFPKPLIAAIHGFCLGGGVELALACDVRVADPSARFGQFEIRLGLIPGAGGTQRLARLVGPGQAARIALSGDVVDAAEAHRIGLVEILADEGEHLERARELAGRMARWSPFALGLVKESLRAAAETPLAEGLALEKELFLAAFASHDGREGVRAFVEKRRPEFRGR, from the coding sequence GTGACGGCCAGGGGGACCGGCAACAGCCGGACGGACGCTGACGGCAAACGCGGGACGCTGACGGCCTCGGCGGGCGGACCGAGCTACGAGACCATCGTGGTCGAGCGCGAGGGCTCCGTCGGGACCGTGCGCATCAACCGGCCCGACAAGCTGAACGCCCTCAACGCGGTGGTGCGGCGCGAGATCGCGCAGGCGATGGACCGGCTCGCCGATGACGACGCGGTGCGGGTCGCCATCCTGTGCGGGACCGGCGAGAAAGCCTTCGCGGCGGGCGCCGACGTCTCCGAGTTCGCGGGGCGCACCGCCGGCGAGCAGCGGGAGGTCTACCGGCGCCGGCGCGTGTACGACGCCGTTGCCGCCTTCCCGAAGCCCCTCATCGCCGCCATCCACGGCTTCTGCCTGGGGGGCGGGGTCGAGTTGGCGCTCGCCTGCGACGTGCGCGTGGCCGACCCGAGCGCCCGCTTCGGCCAGTTCGAGATCCGGCTGGGGCTGATTCCGGGGGCCGGCGGCACCCAGCGACTGGCGCGGCTGGTGGGGCCGGGACAAGCGGCCCGCATCGCCCTGAGCGGCGACGTGGTCGACGCCGCCGAGGCCCACCGCATCGGCCTGGTGGAGATCCTCGCCGACGAGGGCGAGCACCTCGAGCGGGCCCGGGAGCTGGCGGGACGCATGGCGCGCTGGAGCCCGTTCGCGCTCGGGCTGGTCAAGGAGTCGCTCCGGGCCGCCGCCGAGACCCCGCTGGCCGAGGGACTGGCGCTGGAAAAGGAGCTCTTCCTCGCCGCCTTCGCGAGCCACGACGGCCGCGAGGGCGTGCGTGCCTTCGTCGAGAAGCGCCGCCCGGAGTTCCGCGGACGATGA
- a CDS encoding 3-hydroxyacyl-CoA dehydrogenase family protein — MGHGIAQVAAMAGHRVTFHDPDAGAADRGLARMRANLDKGVSLGKVSEEGRTAALDRIALAPSLATACAEADLVVEAAPERMELKRSLFRDVEAAARPSALLATNTSSLSIDAIAEVLAEPGHFLGLHFFNPVHLMALVEVVRGSRTDEAALDAGVAFARGLGKEPIVVRDAPGFASSRLGVALGLEAMRMVEEGVADPAAIDKAMELGYRHPMGPLRLTDLVGLDVRLAIAEYLHEKLGGERYRPPAILRRMVEEGKLGRKSGEGFYRWDKEKR; from the coding sequence ATGGGCCACGGCATCGCCCAGGTGGCGGCCATGGCCGGGCACCGGGTCACCTTTCACGACCCCGACGCGGGGGCGGCCGACCGCGGCCTCGCGCGGATGCGCGCGAATCTGGACAAGGGCGTGTCCCTCGGAAAGGTGAGCGAAGAAGGCCGAACAGCCGCCCTCGACCGAATCGCGCTCGCGCCCTCGTTGGCGACCGCCTGCGCGGAGGCCGACCTGGTGGTGGAGGCCGCGCCCGAGCGCATGGAGCTGAAACGGAGCCTCTTCCGCGATGTGGAAGCCGCCGCTCGCCCATCGGCGCTGCTCGCGACCAACACCTCTTCCCTCAGCATCGACGCGATCGCCGAGGTGCTGGCCGAGCCGGGCCACTTCCTGGGGCTGCACTTCTTCAACCCGGTGCACCTGATGGCGCTGGTGGAGGTCGTGCGCGGCAGCCGCACCGACGAGGCCGCCCTGGACGCCGGCGTGGCATTCGCGCGCGGGCTGGGCAAGGAGCCCATCGTCGTCCGCGACGCCCCCGGCTTCGCCTCCTCCCGGCTCGGGGTGGCCCTGGGGCTGGAAGCCATGCGCATGGTTGAGGAGGGCGTGGCCGATCCCGCCGCCATCGACAAGGCCATGGAACTGGGTTACCGCCACCCCATGGGCCCGCTCCGGCTCACCGACCTGGTGGGGCTCGACGTTCGGCTGGCGATCGCCGAGTATCTGCACGAGAAGCTGGGCGGCGAGCGCTACCGACCTCCCGCCATCTTGCGACGCATGGTGGAAGAGGGGAAGCTCGGGAGGAAGTCGGGAGAAGGCTTCTACCGCTGGGACAAGGAGAAACGGTGA
- a CDS encoding thiolase family protein — protein MRRAVIVDAVRTPIGRHGGALAAVRPDDLAAGVIRALVDRNGLDPAGIDDVIFGCTNQAGEDNRNVARMGLLRAGLPVTVPGQTVNRLCGSGLQAVDSAFHAVAAGEGDVFIAGGVESMSRAPWVMLKPTAGYARGTPTVADTVLGWRFPNPAFTSEWTIGLGQTAEVVATEFGVTREEQDAFAAESQAHAQRAIAGGRFRDELVPVEVPRRKGGPVVVDTDEHPRAGVTPESLARLGPVFAKDGTVTAGNSSGINDGAAALLVMEEERARSLGLAPMVRIRASAVAGVEPQRMGIGPVPATQRAFRRAGIGPGDVELAEVNEAFAAQAIPCLSLLGLDPERVNVNGGAIALGHPVGCSGARILCTLAHEMVKRGSGVGLATMCIGVGQGIATVVSAD, from the coding sequence ATGAGGCGGGCGGTCATCGTCGACGCCGTGCGCACCCCCATCGGCCGACACGGCGGCGCGCTCGCCGCGGTGCGCCCGGACGACCTGGCGGCCGGGGTGATCCGCGCCCTCGTCGACCGAAACGGCCTTGACCCGGCCGGCATCGACGACGTGATCTTCGGGTGCACCAACCAGGCCGGCGAGGACAACCGCAACGTCGCCCGCATGGGGCTGCTGCGCGCGGGGCTGCCGGTCACGGTGCCCGGCCAGACGGTCAACCGGCTGTGCGGCTCGGGGCTGCAAGCGGTCGACAGCGCCTTCCATGCCGTCGCGGCCGGCGAGGGCGACGTGTTCATCGCCGGCGGCGTGGAGAGCATGAGCCGGGCCCCCTGGGTCATGCTGAAGCCGACCGCCGGGTACGCGCGCGGAACGCCAACCGTCGCCGATACCGTGCTGGGGTGGCGCTTTCCGAACCCCGCCTTCACCTCCGAATGGACCATCGGGCTCGGGCAGACCGCCGAGGTGGTGGCGACGGAATTCGGGGTAACGCGAGAGGAGCAGGACGCCTTCGCGGCCGAGAGCCAGGCGCACGCCCAGCGTGCCATCGCCGGCGGCCGCTTCCGGGACGAGCTGGTCCCGGTGGAGGTGCCGAGGCGGAAAGGCGGGCCCGTTGTGGTCGACACCGACGAACATCCGCGCGCCGGCGTGACCCCCGAGTCGCTGGCCCGGCTCGGGCCCGTCTTCGCGAAGGACGGGACCGTCACCGCGGGCAACTCGTCGGGCATCAACGACGGCGCCGCCGCGCTTCTGGTGATGGAGGAGGAGCGGGCACGCAGCCTGGGACTCGCCCCGATGGTCCGCATCCGCGCGAGCGCGGTGGCCGGAGTGGAGCCCCAGCGCATGGGGATCGGGCCCGTGCCCGCCACCCAACGGGCGTTCCGGCGCGCCGGCATCGGTCCCGGGGACGTCGAGCTGGCCGAAGTCAACGAGGCCTTTGCCGCGCAAGCCATCCCCTGCCTGAGCCTGCTGGGTCTCGACCCGGAGCGGGTCAACGTGAACGGGGGCGCGATCGCGCTCGGGCACCCGGTGGGCTGCTCGGGGGCGCGCATCCTGTGCACGCTGGCGCACGAGATGGTGAAGCGCGGGAGCGGGGTCGGGCTCGCCACGATGTGCATCGGGGTCGGCCAGGGGATCGCCACCGTGGTCAGCGCGGACTAG